A part of Limihaloglobus sulfuriphilus genomic DNA contains:
- a CDS encoding FAD-dependent oxidoreductase, whose translation MSDSFKTIEHKVDFCVVGGGLSGMCAAIAAARNGLKVAIMQDRPVFGGNCSSEIRMWICGARGRDNKETGLVEEFMLENLYRNPNKNYSIWDSILFEKVRYEPNITTMLLNCSCNNAEMDGSRIESVRGWQGTTQSWHIVRAKIFADCSGDSVLAPLTGAQYRVGREAKTEFNEDIGPEEADNNTMGSSCLIQAREMPTEQPFTPPAWAYKYTSCDDFKHRTHNLSETQNFWWIEIGGRLDTIADAETIRDELLKIVYGAWDHIKNHCEKKEQAKNWAIDWVGMLPGKRESRRYVGDYIMTQHDVESEGRFDDLVAFGGWPMDDHHPGGFSYTGDPTYFYNAPSPYGIPYRCLYSKNIDNLYFAGRNISVTHAALSSTRVMATCSLLGQAVGTACSIAVHENITPRQVYEDGYISELKEMLMDNDCYLPWNRRDISEMSVRAELIASNGNPEQLRNGIERDIDGEENGWKAGINDWIEYNWSSVQNISEIRIIFDSNLNRMLRTKKLSSDQVNGEGDPAAASARDMWCCYPLDQKPKTVPESMVKAFRIEAKDSNGDWAVVYSETNNYQRLVKIPLNLETEAIRLIPEATWGAEQVHIFAWEVR comes from the coding sequence GTGAGTGATTCATTTAAAACAATAGAACATAAGGTGGATTTTTGTGTAGTCGGCGGCGGTCTTTCGGGCATGTGTGCCGCGATTGCCGCGGCACGTAATGGCCTGAAAGTGGCCATAATGCAGGACCGGCCTGTTTTTGGCGGCAATTGTTCCAGTGAAATAAGAATGTGGATATGCGGTGCCCGCGGCAGGGACAATAAGGAAACAGGGCTTGTTGAAGAATTTATGCTGGAGAATCTGTATCGAAATCCCAATAAGAATTACTCTATCTGGGACAGCATTCTTTTTGAAAAGGTTCGCTATGAGCCCAACATTACGACTATGCTGCTCAACTGTTCATGTAACAACGCGGAAATGGATGGCTCACGAATTGAATCGGTTAGAGGCTGGCAGGGCACAACGCAGTCATGGCATATTGTAAGGGCGAAAATTTTTGCTGATTGTTCCGGCGATTCGGTCCTGGCACCACTTACCGGTGCCCAATATCGCGTCGGTCGTGAGGCTAAGACTGAATTTAATGAAGATATAGGCCCCGAAGAGGCAGATAATAATACTATGGGCAGCAGCTGCCTGATCCAGGCCCGCGAAATGCCGACAGAGCAGCCTTTTACTCCTCCGGCGTGGGCATATAAATACACTTCATGCGATGACTTTAAGCACCGAACACATAACTTAAGCGAGACACAGAATTTCTGGTGGATAGAGATCGGCGGCCGGCTGGACACTATCGCAGATGCTGAAACTATACGTGATGAGCTGCTCAAGATCGTTTACGGGGCATGGGATCACATAAAAAACCATTGTGAGAAAAAAGAACAGGCTAAGAACTGGGCGATTGACTGGGTCGGTATGCTGCCGGGTAAGCGTGAGAGCCGCCGGTATGTCGGCGATTACATAATGACACAGCATGACGTGGAGTCAGAAGGCCGGTTTGACGACCTTGTAGCGTTCGGCGGCTGGCCTATGGACGATCACCATCCGGGGGGCTTTAGCTATACCGGAGATCCAACATATTTCTATAATGCCCCTTCACCTTACGGCATTCCGTATAGATGCCTTTACAGCAAAAATATAGATAACCTGTACTTTGCCGGCAGGAATATCAGTGTTACGCACGCTGCATTGAGCTCGACACGTGTAATGGCTACCTGTTCGCTGCTTGGCCAGGCGGTCGGAACGGCCTGTTCGATCGCTGTACATGAGAATATAACACCTCGCCAGGTATATGAGGACGGGTATATCAGTGAGCTCAAAGAGATGCTTATGGATAATGACTGTTATCTGCCGTGGAATCGCAGAGATATATCAGAGATGTCGGTGCGGGCAGAGCTGATTGCCTCAAACGGTAATCCAGAGCAGTTACGTAACGGTATCGAGCGGGATATTGACGGAGAGGAAAACGGCTGGAAAGCTGGAATAAATGACTGGATCGAGTATAATTGGAGTTCAGTTCAAAATATAAGTGAAATCCGCATTATTTTTGACAGTAATTTAAATCGAATGCTTAGAACGAAAAAATTGTCATCAGATCAGGTCAATGGTGAAGGGGATCCTGCCGCCGCATCTGCCCGTGATATGTGGTGCTGCTATCCCTTAGACCAAAAACCCAAGACTGTTCCAGAGTCTATGGTTAAGGCTTTTCGTATTGAAGCTAAGGATTCAAATGGAGATTGGGCTGTTGTTTATTCAGAAACAAACAATTATCAGAGGCTTGTAAAAATACCGTTGAATCTTGAAACCGAGGCAATTCGTCTGATCCCAGAGGCCACCTGGGGCGCAGAGCAAGTCCATATCTTTGCCTGGGAGGTCAGATAG
- a CDS encoding XylR family transcriptional regulator — MHNLPRILLSVESSRGFGRDLLTGISDFTRMYNPWTTYRKPPFFRYGNVDKFDFDTIKNDLEGIITRIPEEIPVIQELGIPAIVATVLLPPGFKLDPHYPTITSNNEAIAQVAMDYFISQGFSNVAYCGFGDVSWSLQRREALKVYAKELGYEILCYDPPSESSWEEDIQIIGDWLKVLPKPVAVLACSDDRGEDIIQAAKLSRVRIPEEVAVLGIDDDNLICNLSNPTLSSIVLNTQKTGFQAAELLNRLINGEETMTGQRLLLQPLYVEARQSTDILAIEDPEVACALGFIRQKAREAIQVQDVVDATGISRRVLESRFRKNLNRSVLQEIRSVRVKTIARMVCETNMSIKSIAISLGFTSIDHISRYFKKEKGISLHQYRQKYGQI, encoded by the coding sequence ATGCATAATCTGCCGCGAATACTGTTGTCTGTTGAAAGTTCGAGAGGGTTTGGCCGTGATCTTCTGACCGGGATATCAGATTTCACACGCATGTACAATCCCTGGACAACATACCGTAAACCTCCTTTTTTCCGTTATGGCAATGTTGATAAATTCGATTTTGACACTATCAAGAATGACCTTGAAGGCATTATTACGCGAATTCCGGAGGAAATTCCGGTTATTCAGGAGCTTGGTATTCCGGCAATCGTTGCTACAGTGCTGCTTCCCCCGGGTTTCAAACTGGATCCGCATTATCCGACAATTACTTCAAACAATGAGGCAATTGCTCAGGTGGCTATGGATTATTTCATCTCGCAGGGGTTTAGCAATGTTGCTTATTGCGGGTTTGGCGATGTGTCCTGGTCGCTCCAGAGAAGAGAAGCCTTGAAGGTCTATGCAAAAGAGTTGGGATATGAAATCTTGTGTTATGACCCGCCGTCAGAGAGCAGTTGGGAAGAGGACATCCAGATTATCGGCGATTGGCTGAAAGTATTACCTAAGCCGGTTGCAGTGCTGGCATGCAGTGATGACAGGGGTGAAGATATAATTCAGGCGGCCAAGCTCTCACGTGTAAGGATACCCGAAGAAGTTGCGGTATTGGGTATCGACGATGATAACCTCATATGCAACCTGTCAAATCCGACACTTTCCAGTATAGTTCTCAACACCCAGAAAACAGGATTCCAGGCGGCAGAATTGCTTAACAGGTTAATCAACGGTGAAGAAACAATGACCGGTCAGAGGCTCCTGCTGCAGCCGCTGTATGTTGAAGCACGGCAGTCAACCGATATCCTTGCAATAGAAGACCCGGAAGTTGCCTGTGCCCTGGGTTTTATTCGCCAGAAAGCAAGAGAGGCCATTCAGGTACAGGATGTAGTCGATGCCACCGGTATATCCCGGAGGGTGCTTGAGAGCCGGTTCAGGAAAAATCTTAACCGCTCAGTACTGCAGGAAATCAGGAGTGTTCGTGTAAAGACAATAGCCAGAATGGTTTGTGAAACAAACATGTCTATAAAATCTATTGCTATATCGCTTGGATTTACAAGCATTGACCATATTTCCCGCTACTTTAAAAAGGAAAAAGGCATAAGTTTGCATCAATACCGGCAGAAATACGGGCAAATTTAG
- a CDS encoding LamG-like jellyroll fold domain-containing protein produces the protein MSKIIWILAVLLCVQAGVYAVDWIGGYGDNEWDLWLNWNPDIPTAADDVTVKLDDPEHTPILIDADVVGVCKRLRLGSDADKYGNILMTGGTLNINSHLELGDYGTGVFDLEGGEVNMTHDVKIGDGATGHGTLNISGSAVINAGTSRFINVGNAGYGEMNMTGGTINIPTYDLQVADAGGIGVVNMSGGTINIARNLKVGGGNAGGNGKFTMTGGVINTKSLYVPEATGALGLLEVFGGTINVTSGYLTMKDGGYIDIKNGQLVMADSTGSAKSNVDGKIATGQIYGFGGYGSVEAVWNGSDTTTVTATAPDEAYLLAPTGEVYEPSDPNGLEVTWEYGGQATEHHLYFSTDEAGVTARTAGYQGSVTSPHFIAPENYVPGNTYYWVVDESDGVTTWPGTFVSVTIVAQSPYPENLQPQGLDVDIDTDLSWADGAQATEHYVYISADEQLVIDMDASVMVGPAVSPYNIDTLVNNTTYFWRVVATDGVTDWASEVVSFRTVPAASASWAPQDPGDLSWTNPANWTGGAGAGTTSNIDDPDYPVYISAGMTTPEVAGMGGNLFIGSTDGLSGSVVVDGGELTVAGLLDIGAYGTGSLTVNSGTVGGTATINLGHSSTGARGFLTINGGEVNSADNFWIGRVGDGFVEVNDGTLSVAPGKDLIMANGLDSSLTINGGLVDVPNNSRIGYKHHGSLIVTGGTLRTKSLLVPYSDSYPGSGNVTITGGTIEGLVQLRNNGTMNIDGGTIISAGDQVVRYTETYASKISAYGGFGTLSAVYDSDTDTTTLTAIAPDGTVIDPFDQYADTAALTAEWSGTAAAEIDDTDPFVGSRAMTMTYSGTSSNLSRSITADVSGLSIEARLLSLYVRGDSGNDEAELSVTLDSSAGSAAVAYTGMISEDGWQRWLIPLTDFAGVDLNDITGITITVGDGISSASGTIGIDQIQFAEAQCIADYTIADMNNDCVVTFGDYLALADDWMLSGYDVSPEAVGGDLVLYYPLDDTGVTVADQTGSYDGATTADNWQSTGGFDGGAYLSFDGDNFVTIPAAVIDNIANTGELSISMWVRGDASSDGVRQMIFSSRTPADEGHILNFDIQYYSEEEFSLVFESGHDTDRQEDWEWFYWGWNSSGMDIPRDDTVFYDDWNHVVCTKNLATGVQRLYFNGVVVGENRSATTAIPPSSDIGFFILGGFAPGSLMYNGDLDDFKIYNRELSHAEILTLSGYTDPTYHQDILSDVDFDESDDIGTGDLQIMADVWLQDQRWPAAL, from the coding sequence ATGAGTAAGATTATTTGGATTTTGGCAGTGCTGTTATGTGTTCAGGCAGGCGTTTATGCGGTTGACTGGATAGGCGGTTATGGAGACAATGAATGGGATCTCTGGTTAAACTGGAACCCCGACATACCCACGGCGGCAGACGACGTTACGGTTAAGTTAGATGATCCTGAACATACCCCAATATTGATTGATGCAGATGTTGTTGGCGTGTGTAAAAGGCTCCGTTTAGGCTCTGACGCCGACAAATACGGCAATATCCTCATGACCGGCGGTACCCTAAATATCAATAGCCACTTAGAGCTTGGTGACTACGGTACCGGAGTGTTTGACCTTGAAGGCGGCGAAGTAAATATGACACACGATGTCAAGATTGGTGACGGAGCTACAGGCCACGGTACCTTGAATATTTCCGGCAGTGCGGTCATTAACGCAGGAACAAGCAGATTTATAAACGTGGGTAACGCCGGTTACGGTGAAATGAATATGACCGGCGGAACCATCAATATTCCTACCTATGATTTGCAGGTTGCTGATGCCGGTGGTATAGGTGTTGTAAATATGTCAGGCGGAACTATTAATATTGCCCGTAATCTAAAGGTTGGCGGCGGAAATGCCGGCGGAAACGGCAAGTTCACAATGACCGGCGGCGTTATTAACACGAAATCTCTGTATGTGCCTGAGGCGACCGGAGCATTAGGTCTGCTTGAAGTTTTTGGCGGTACTATAAATGTTACAAGCGGTTATCTCACGATGAAAGATGGCGGCTATATTGATATCAAGAATGGCCAGCTGGTAATGGCTGATTCCACCGGATCTGCAAAAAGCAACGTAGATGGGAAAATTGCCACCGGGCAGATCTATGGTTTTGGCGGTTACGGCAGTGTTGAGGCCGTCTGGAACGGCAGTGATACAACTACAGTAACGGCAACAGCTCCAGACGAAGCATATTTACTCGCTCCGACTGGGGAGGTTTATGAGCCTTCAGATCCTAATGGTCTGGAAGTGACCTGGGAGTATGGAGGACAGGCAACCGAACATCATCTGTATTTCAGTACAGATGAGGCTGGTGTTACAGCCAGAACTGCAGGGTATCAGGGCAGCGTTACTTCTCCGCATTTTATAGCACCTGAAAACTATGTTCCAGGAAATACCTATTACTGGGTAGTTGACGAGAGCGATGGAGTAACAACATGGCCGGGAACGTTTGTTAGCGTTACAATTGTCGCCCAATCCCCATATCCTGAAAATCTTCAGCCTCAGGGTCTTGATGTTGATATCGACACTGACCTTAGCTGGGCAGACGGCGCACAGGCGACTGAGCATTATGTATATATCAGTGCAGATGAGCAGCTCGTTATCGATATGGATGCCTCTGTTATGGTGGGCCCGGCAGTCTCGCCCTATAATATTGATACACTGGTTAATAATACTACCTACTTCTGGAGGGTCGTCGCAACAGACGGTGTGACTGACTGGGCTTCGGAAGTGGTTAGCTTCAGGACTGTTCCTGCCGCTTCGGCAAGCTGGGCACCCCAGGATCCGGGCGATCTTTCGTGGACAAATCCGGCTAACTGGACCGGCGGCGCAGGCGCGGGTACCACTTCAAACATAGATGATCCGGATTATCCCGTATATATAAGCGCTGGTATGACAACACCGGAAGTAGCAGGTATGGGCGGAAATCTGTTTATAGGCAGCACTGACGGATTAAGCGGAAGTGTTGTAGTTGATGGCGGCGAGCTGACTGTCGCCGGTTTGCTTGATATTGGTGCTTACGGAACAGGTTCGCTCACTGTAAACAGCGGAACCGTGGGCGGAACAGCAACCATTAACCTTGGCCATAGCAGTACCGGCGCAAGGGGCTTTTTAACTATAAACGGCGGAGAGGTTAACTCGGCAGATAATTTCTGGATCGGCAGAGTTGGTGATGGCTTTGTGGAAGTTAATGACGGGACACTTAGTGTCGCACCCGGCAAAGACCTTATTATGGCTAACGGGCTGGATTCATCGTTGACAATAAACGGCGGCCTCGTTGATGTGCCTAACAACAGCCGTATTGGATATAAACATCATGGTTCTCTGATAGTTACAGGCGGTACTCTAAGAACTAAGAGCTTACTTGTTCCATACAGTGACAGCTACCCCGGCAGCGGTAATGTTACCATTACAGGTGGAACGATTGAGGGCCTGGTACAGCTCAGGAACAATGGTACAATGAATATTGACGGCGGTACGATCATATCTGCCGGAGACCAGGTTGTCCGTTACACCGAGACTTATGCGTCCAAGATTTCTGCTTATGGCGGTTTTGGCACCCTTTCGGCAGTTTATGACTCCGATACGGATACCACAACACTTACCGCTATAGCTCCTGACGGCACTGTAATTGATCCATTTGACCAGTATGCTGACACAGCGGCCCTTACGGCCGAGTGGAGTGGTACGGCTGCTGCCGAGATTGATGATACGGATCCATTTGTAGGCAGCAGAGCTATGACGATGACTTACTCAGGAACATCATCGAACCTGTCACGCTCGATAACAGCTGATGTATCCGGCCTTTCTATAGAAGCCAGACTTCTTTCACTGTATGTCAGAGGCGATTCGGGCAATGATGAAGCAGAATTGTCTGTAACTCTGGACAGCTCTGCGGGTAGTGCTGCCGTTGCATACACCGGCATGATTTCAGAAGATGGCTGGCAGAGATGGCTAATACCGCTTACGGATTTTGCAGGTGTCGATCTCAATGATATCACCGGTATTACAATCACGGTTGGCGACGGAATTTCATCTGCATCGGGCACCATAGGCATAGATCAAATACAGTTTGCTGAGGCTCAATGTATAGCTGATTATACCATCGCCGATATGAATAATGACTGTGTTGTAACTTTTGGTGACTATCTGGCGCTGGCAGATGACTGGATGTTGTCTGGTTACGATGTATCGCCTGAGGCAGTTGGCGGTGATCTTGTTCTTTACTATCCTCTTGATGACACAGGTGTTACAGTTGCTGACCAGACCGGCAGCTATGACGGTGCAACCACCGCTGATAACTGGCAGTCAACAGGCGGTTTTGACGGCGGGGCGTACCTGAGCTTTGACGGAGACAATTTTGTGACCATACCGGCAGCGGTTATTGACAATATTGCTAATACCGGTGAGCTCTCCATTTCCATGTGGGTAAGAGGTGATGCCTCCAGTGATGGTGTACGGCAGATGATCTTCAGCTCAAGAACTCCGGCGGATGAAGGCCATATTCTCAACTTTGATATTCAATATTATTCAGAAGAGGAATTTAGCCTTGTATTTGAATCGGGACATGACACCGACCGCCAGGAAGACTGGGAATGGTTCTATTGGGGCTGGAATTCTTCAGGAATGGATATCCCGCGTGATGACACTGTGTTCTATGACGATTGGAACCATGTTGTATGTACCAAGAATCTTGCTACAGGTGTTCAGAGGCTGTATTTCAATGGTGTAGTTGTTGGCGAGAACCGTTCGGCTACAACAGCGATTCCGCCAAGCAGCGACATAGGCTTCTTTATTCTCGGCGGGTTTGCACCGGGCAGCCTTATGTACAATGGCGACCTGGATGATTTTAAAATCTACAATAGAGAGCTGAGTCACGCTGAAATATTGACGCTTTCGGGCTATACTGACCCGACTTATCATCAAGATATCCTTTCAGATGTTGATTTTGATGAAAGCGACGATATTGGTACCGGCGATCTTCAGATTATGGCTGATGTATGGCTTCAGGATCAGAGGTGGCCGGCAGCATTGTAA
- a CDS encoding type II secretion system protein, whose protein sequence is MKHKRGFTLIELLVVISIIAVLMAILMPALTKVREQAKDVICKSNMRQWAIVFAGYNNDNDNLYPRGWHGVAADDGGQYIWAAALKPYYDDVALLMCPSATKTQDDAQLKQKCWSFPKMDIDGSQPYRYMSGLQGSYTVNHWLGQPVYPQGRPKENYWRRTGHPEANNVPLLLEGPMWLARPDDTDRPSKYNGQNAWNEVSGALGEMARVTVQRHGKRSGTTNATFMDGSMRQVGLKELWTLKWHKQFDTKNRCTLAGGMEKSYWPEWMRDFKDY, encoded by the coding sequence ATGAAACATAAAAGAGGCTTTACTCTTATTGAACTGCTTGTTGTAATTTCAATCATTGCCGTACTCATGGCAATTTTAATGCCGGCTTTAACAAAGGTTAGAGAGCAGGCAAAAGATGTAATATGCAAATCTAATATGCGTCAATGGGCCATCGTATTTGCCGGGTACAACAACGACAATGACAACCTCTACCCCCGCGGCTGGCATGGCGTTGCGGCTGATGACGGAGGACAGTATATCTGGGCCGCGGCCCTGAAACCTTATTATGATGATGTAGCTCTCTTGATGTGTCCTTCCGCGACAAAGACACAAGATGACGCCCAGCTCAAACAGAAATGCTGGAGTTTTCCTAAAATGGATATAGATGGGAGCCAGCCTTACAGGTATATGTCCGGATTACAGGGCAGTTACACGGTAAATCACTGGCTCGGTCAGCCGGTTTATCCGCAGGGCAGGCCAAAGGAAAACTACTGGAGGAGAACAGGGCATCCTGAAGCCAACAATGTACCGCTTCTTCTTGAAGGCCCGATGTGGCTTGCCAGACCTGACGACACTGACAGACCTTCAAAATACAATGGCCAGAACGCATGGAACGAGGTAAGCGGTGCCCTTGGCGAGATGGCACGGGTAACTGTTCAGAGGCACGGCAAGCGTTCTGGAACAACAAACGCAACATTTATGGACGGCAGTATGAGACAGGTCGGCCTAAAAGAGCTTTGGACACTTAAATGGCACAAGCAATTTGACACAAAAAACAGGTGTACTCTGGCAGGCGGGATGGAAAAATCGTACTGGCCTGAATGGATGCGTGACTTCAAGGACTATTGA
- a CDS encoding family 43 glycosylhydrolase, whose protein sequence is MSGIIYNKMTVVLLGVFVLQFVTCGTCCAKESSIKPAQVWLDAAKKPINAHGGCVIYHNGIYYWYGEHKIEGLSEKNHADGGVHCYASSDLINWHDQGMMIRLDRPQTEDLTHECNSDRPKVVYNEKTRQFVMFFKLYLRGMGSRVAYVGVAKSVGPAGPFNYQHKFLGGNSPEGTGDFAMFKDDDGTLYHFSVRKPGKAFVVGKMRDDYLMPEGKYEKCEGVTAKTEAPAVIKRKGRYIMLASGSSGWAPNAARSFSAGSIYGPWVSNGNPTSGINPINGLGPEKTFGGQSNFIIKVEGKKDAYIAMFDINKPDHPYESGYIWLPVEFEGSRIAIPWKDQWDLNAFK, encoded by the coding sequence ATGAGTGGCATAATTTATAATAAGATGACAGTTGTTCTATTAGGTGTATTTGTTCTACAATTTGTTACTTGTGGTACCTGCTGTGCAAAAGAATCGTCTATTAAGCCGGCACAAGTATGGCTTGATGCCGCCAAAAAGCCGATTAACGCGCATGGCGGCTGCGTTATTTACCATAACGGCATTTATTACTGGTACGGAGAGCATAAGATTGAAGGCCTCTCGGAAAAGAATCATGCCGACGGCGGTGTTCACTGTTATGCCTCCTCGGACCTGATTAACTGGCACGACCAGGGCATGATGATTCGGTTAGACCGGCCCCAAACCGAAGACCTGACACACGAATGCAATTCAGACCGGCCCAAGGTGGTTTACAATGAAAAGACCCGTCAGTTTGTAATGTTTTTCAAGCTGTACCTGCGTGGTATGGGCTCGAGGGTGGCCTACGTAGGTGTGGCAAAATCCGTTGGTCCTGCCGGTCCGTTCAACTATCAGCATAAATTCCTCGGCGGTAATTCGCCTGAGGGAACTGGTGATTTCGCGATGTTCAAAGACGATGACGGGACATTGTATCATTTTAGCGTCCGCAAGCCTGGCAAAGCGTTTGTTGTCGGTAAGATGCGTGATGATTACCTGATGCCGGAAGGAAAATACGAGAAATGCGAGGGGGTTACAGCTAAGACCGAGGCCCCCGCTGTAATCAAAAGAAAAGGCAGGTATATAATGCTGGCTTCCGGTTCTTCAGGCTGGGCACCAAATGCAGCAAGAAGTTTTTCTGCGGGTTCGATTTATGGCCCATGGGTATCCAATGGTAATCCGACTTCAGGAATCAATCCAATCAACGGACTTGGCCCTGAAAAAACATTTGGCGGGCAGTCGAACTTCATCATCAAGGTTGAGGGCAAAAAGGATGCTTATATCGCGATGTTTGACATAAACAAACCGGATCATCCTTACGAAAGCGGCTATATCTGGCTTCCCGTCGAATTTGAGGGCAGCAGGATTGCTATTCCATGGAAAGACCAGTGGGACTTGAATGCGTTCAAGTAA